The following proteins come from a genomic window of Mustela lutreola isolate mMusLut2 chromosome 6, mMusLut2.pri, whole genome shotgun sequence:
- the FAM50B gene encoding protein FAM50B — MAQYKGTMREAGRAMHLIKKREKQKEQMEVLKQRIAEETIIKSKVDKKFSAHYDAVEAELKSSTVGLVTLNDMKAKQEALLKEREMQLAKREQLEARRLQLEALREKERKQEQKRKVCSLSFTPDEGDEGDEDATAGEQPGSAAGSKRRKNLGKNPDVDTSFLPDRDREEEENRLREQLRQEWEARREKVKREEMEVTFSYWDGSGHRRTVRIHKGGTVQQFLKKALQGLRKDFRELRSAGVEQLMYIKEDLILPHYHTFYDFIVTKARGKSGPLFSFDVHDDVRLLSDATMEKDESHAGKVVLRSWYEKNKHIFPASRWEPYDPEKKWDKYTIR, encoded by the coding sequence ATGGCTCAGTACAAGGGCACGATGCGCGAGGCCGGCCGGGCCATGCACCTGATCAAGAAGCGGGAAAAGCAGAAGGAGCAGATGGAGGTGCTGAAGCAGCGGATCGCCGAGGAGACCATCATCAAGTCGAAGGTGGACAAGAAATTCTCGGCTCATTACGACGCCGTGGAGGCCGAGCTCAAGTCGAGCACGGTGGGCCTGGTGACCCTGAACGACATGAAGGCCAAGCAGGAGGCCCTGCTGAAGGAGCGGGAGATGCAGCTGGCCAAGAGGGAGCAGCTGGAGGCGCGGCGGCTGCAGCTGGAGGCGCTGCGGGAGAAGGAGCGCAAGCAGGAGCAGAAGCGCAAGGTCTGCAGCCTGTCCTTCACGCCGGACGAGGGCGACGAGGGCGACGAGGACGCGACGGCTGGGGAGCAGCCCGGGTCCGCGGCGGGGAGCAAGCGGCGGAAGAACCTGGGGAAGAATCCCGACGTGGACACGAGCTTCCTGCCGGACCGCGACCGCGAGGAGGAGGAGAACCGGCTGCGCGAGCAGCTGCGGCAGGAGTGGGAGGCGCGGCGCGAGAAGGTGAAGCGCGAGGAGATGGAGGTCACGTTCAGCTACTGGGACGGCTCGGGGCACCGGCGCACGGTGCGGATCCACAAGGGCGGCACGGTGCAGCAGTTCCTGAAGAAGGCGCTGCAGGGGCTGCGCAAGGACTTCCGCGAGCTGCGCTCGGCCGGCGTGGAGCAGCTCATGTACATCAAGGAGGACCTGATCCTGCCCCACTACCACACCTTCTACGACTTCATCGTCACCAAGGCCCGGGGCAAGAGCGGGCCGCTCTTCAGCTTCGACGTGCACGACGACGTGCGGCTGCTGAGCGACGCCACCATGGAGAAGGACGAGTCGCACGCGGGCAAGGTGGTGCTGCGCAGCTGGTACGAGAAGAACAAGCACATCTTCCCTGCCAGCCGCTGGGAGCCCTACGACCCCGAGAAGAAGTGGGACAAGTACACGATCCGATGA